A stretch of DNA from Yoonia sp. G8-12:
CAAAACCCCAGCTGATGTTCGATCAGTTTAGCGGGATTATGCATCATTTCAGTCATATAAGCGGTGGCCGCCTTGACGTAGAGTTCCTGACTAGGCCCCTGCAAGGCAGGTGCAACAGTGCGACCTTGTGCCATTACGTTCAACAAACGTTGGGTCAGTTCTTCTACCCGCGCGAGATTAGCCTCAAGTTTTGCGACATTTTGGCCGACCGCATCTTGCGCTTCTAAATCGTTTGTTGTCATTTTAACTTCCTTATGCATATGCTGCAGGTGCAGCATAACCTGTGTTTACCATCGGAGTTCTACGACATGAAGTATATGATGACCTATGACCTGATGGAAAGCATGCGCAACACCAATCAGTGGCTGGGCTCGACTGCACGGGCCTTTGCATCCTATCCGGTGATGTCTTGGGGGGCAAACCCTGCGATTGACTGGCTCAAGGCGTGGGGCGAAGTCACCGAGCGTACATTTGCACGCATGGTTGCCAAGCCAGACTGGAATATTCCTGTTCAAACGGGGCATGATGGAACCGACATGGTCGTGACAACCGAGAAGGTTGTCGAAAAGCCTTTCGGCGATCTGATCCGTTTCCGTGTCGGCAACCGCCCTGACCGGTCCCGCAAGATCCTGCTGGTGGCACCCATGTCGGGGCACTACGCGACTTTGCTGCGCAAAACGGTCATCAGCCTGCTGCCCGATACAGATGTCTATATCACCGACTGGCACAATGCCCGCGACATTCCTGTCAGCGCCGGAAAATTTGATATCGAGGATTATACCCTCTATCTGATGGATTTCATGCGCGAGATGGGCCCTGACACCCATGTGCTTGCCGTGTGCCAGCCCGTCCCGCTTGCTTTGGCCGCAACCGCCTATCTGGCCGAGCTTGATCCCGCGGCACAGCCCCGCTCGCTCACCCTGATCGGCGGCCCCGTTGATCCAGAGGCAAACCATACCGAAGTCACCGATTTTGGCCGGTCTGTGACCATGGGCCAGCTAGAAGAGACGATGATCCAGCGCGTCGGCTTTAAACATGCCGGTGTGGGCCGCATGGTCTATCCTGGCCTGCTGCAACTGGCATCATTCATTTCGATGAACGCCGAAACACATTCAACCGCCTTCCGCGACGAGATCATTCGCGTCGCCAAGGGCGAAGCATCGGAACATAACCGCCACAATGCGTTCTATGATGAATATCTTGCCGTGATGGATATGACGGCCGAGTTCTACCTTTCAACGGTAGAACGGATCTTCAAAGGCCGCGAAATTGCCCGCAACGAATTTGTTGTGGACGGTCACAAGGTGGACTTCAGCAAGATC
This window harbors:
- the phaZ gene encoding polyhydroxyalkanoate depolymerase, translated to MKYMMTYDLMESMRNTNQWLGSTARAFASYPVMSWGANPAIDWLKAWGEVTERTFARMVAKPDWNIPVQTGHDGTDMVVTTEKVVEKPFGDLIRFRVGNRPDRSRKILLVAPMSGHYATLLRKTVISLLPDTDVYITDWHNARDIPVSAGKFDIEDYTLYLMDFMREMGPDTHVLAVCQPVPLALAATAYLAELDPAAQPRSLTLIGGPVDPEANHTEVTDFGRSVTMGQLEETMIQRVGFKHAGVGRMVYPGLLQLASFISMNAETHSTAFRDEIIRVAKGEASEHNRHNAFYDEYLAVMDMTAEFYLSTVERIFKGREIARNEFVVDGHKVDFSKITTVAVKIVEGEDDDISAPGQCLAALGLLTGLPDSKKAAHLEPGAGHYGIFAGSSWRNNIRPLVLDFIDANSDRPRSKPGKVVSIN